AGAGGATTCGCGGGTTGCAGATCAGTGAAGCCAATGACGGCGTTGACGGTCTGAAAAAACTTTCCGCCGAACGTTTTGACCTGATTTTCACTGACATCAACATGCCGATCATGGATGGCCTGAAGCTGGTCTCACTGGTGAGGAACGATCCCGGCTACAAGGATGTGCCGATTGTCATCATCACCACCGAGGGGGCCAACGAGGATCGTGAACGGGCCCTGGCTCTGGGTGCCAACGAATATATCACCAAGCCGATCCAGACGACCAAGATCATGGACGCCGCCCGGCGTCTGCTGCCGCTTACGGTTTAGCCGGGATTGCGCCGTTGGGCTTGACAACCGGCCCGACTGTCGAGTTAAATAGCCGAAATCCCCGGCGGGCAACAGCACCGCCGGTTTGCAAGGAGGAACAATTGGCCAAAGAAGAAGCCATCGAAGTTGAAGGGGAAGTTGTTGAACCGCTTCCCAATGCCATGTTTCGGGTCAAGCTCGAAAACGGTCATGTCGTTCTGGCCCATATTTCCGGAAAAATGCGCAAATATTATATCCGCATTCTCCCCGGGGACCGGGTCACGGTTGAACTTTCCCCCTACGACCTCACCCGTGGACGGATAACCTACCGGGAAAAATAATCCGTGGCCTGTACCGGGCTCCGGGTTCGTTATGGTCATCATGCCGGGTGGTGGAATCGCCCGGCTGAAACGGAAAAGCCGGCTTGTGCCGGTTTTCCTTTTTACGGCGACCGCGGCGGCTGGAAAATCCAGGGCTGCGGACGTGTCCTGGTCAACACGGGTGATAAGTCAGGATCTATTCAGGAGGACGTATGCAAGAGCGCTATGATGCCGGCGCCATCGAACAGAAGTGGCAGGCCCATTGGGAGAAAACCGGAGCCTTCAAGGCGGAGATGGATCCGTCCCGACCGAAGTACTACCTGCTTGAAATGTTTCCCTATCCTTCAGGCCGGATTCATATGGGGCATGTCCGCAACTATTCCATCGGTGACGTGGTCGCTCGTTTCAAGGCCCTGCAGGGTTTCAACGTGCTGCACCCGATGGGCTGGGATGCCTTCGGCATGCCGGCGGAAAATGCCGCCATTCAGCATGGCACCCATCCGGCCAGGTGGACCTGGGAAAATATCGACAACATGCGTTCCCAGCTCAGGAAAATGGGGCTGTCGTATGACTGGAGCCGGGAGTTCGCAACCTGCGATGAGGAGTATTATCGCTGGGAACAGCTGATTTTCCTGCGCATGCTGGAGCGTGGGCTGGCCTACAAGAAAAGTTCGACCGTCAACTGGTGTCCCACCTGCCGGACCGTGCTGGCCAATGAACAGGTCGAGGATGATTGCTGCTGGCGTTGCGACTCGGAGGTCGAGGGAAAAGAACTGGAACAGTGGTTCTTCAAGATCACCGATTACGCCCAGGAACTGCTGGACGAAATCGACAACCTCAAGGGCTGGCCCGATTCGGTTCTGACCATGCAGCGCAACTGGATCGGTCGCAGTGTCGGTTGTGAAATCAATTTCCCCCTTGAGGGCAGTGAAAAATCGATTCGTGTCTTTACCACCCGCCAGGACACTCTCTATGGCGCCACCTTCATGAGTCTTGCGCCCGAACACCCGATGGCGGCAGAGCTGGTGACAGCCGAGCATGAACAGGAGGTTGCCGCCTTTATCGCCAAGGTGCGTAAACAGGATAAAAACAAGCGTACCGCCGACGATTACGAAAAAGAGGGTGTCTTTACCGGCAGTTACTGTGTCAATCCAGTCAGCGGCCGCCGGATGCCGGTTTTCCTGGCCAATTTCGTTTTGATGGACTACGGCACCGGAGCGGTGATGGCGGTGCCGACTCATGACCAGCGTGATTTCGAGTTCGCCCGCAAGTACGATCTGCCGCTGGTGGTCGTGATCCAGCCGGAGGGTGATGCGCTCGTTCCGGAACAGATGGAAGCAGCCTGGACCGGATCCGGTCGGCTGGTCAATTCAGACCGATTTGACGGTCTGGACAACGAGGCGGCCAAGGAACAAATCGCCGATTATCTGACCGCCGAAGGGATCGGCAAGGCGACGGTGAATTTCCGGCTGCGCGACTGGGGTGTCTCCCGCCAGCGCTACTGGGGTACCCCGATTCCGATCATCTACTGTGACGATTGCGGTACGGTACCGGTTCCGGAAAAGGATCTGCCGGTTGTCCTGCCGCAGGATGTGGAATTGACCGGGGAAGGGGGCAGCCCTCTCGCCCGGACCGAATCCTTCACGGCCGTGCCCTGCCCGCAATGCGGCAAGACCGCCCGGCGGGAGACCGACACCTTCGATACGTTTGTCGAATCCTCCTGGTATTTTGCCCGTTACGCTTCCCCGCGGGAGCAGGAAGCTCCTCTCGATAAGGAGCAGGTCAAGTACTGGCTGCCGGTTGATCAGTATATCGGCGGGGTCGAGCATGCCGTCATGCACCTGCTCTATGCCCGTTTCTTCACCAAAATTCTCCGTGACCTGAAATTTGTCGAGGGTGGTTTCAATGAGCCGTTCACCAACCTGCTGACCCAGGGAATGGTCTGCATGGAGACCCGCTCCTGCCCCGAGCACGGCTGGCTCTACCCCGAGCAGGTCGCAGACGGCAAGTGCAGTCAGTGTGGTCAGCCGGCGGTGGTTGGACGCACCGAGAAGATGAGCAAGTCGAAGATGAATGTCGTTGACCCCGACCATTTGATTGCCCGCTACGGAGCCGATACCGCGCGACTGTTTTCACTTTTCGCCGCTCCCCCGGAAAAAGACCTGGAGTGGAATGAGCAGGGGGTTGAGGGCTGCTACCGGTTCCTCAACCGGGTCTGGCGGGCGGTCTTTGATCATGTCGAACTGCTGCGGCAGGCCGGAGAGCCCGAGGATCTGCCCGGAGCGCCGCGTGACCTTCGTCGACAGACCCACCGCACCATCAAGAAGGTGACCGAGGATGTCGATGGCCGCTTCCACTTCAATACCGCCATCGCCGCGATTATGGAACTGGTCAACGCCATCTACGCGTTCAAGCAAGCGCAGCAGGCCCCGGGTGTGATGAAGGAAGCCCTGGAAACGGTGGTCCGCCTGCTCAACCCCTTCGTTCCGCATATCGCTGCCGAGCTCTGGTGCTGCCTCGGCCATGACGAGGAACTCAATTCCCTCGGTTGGCCGGCATGGGATGAAGCGGCGCTGGTCGAGGAGCAGAAGCAGATTGTCGTTCAGGTCAATGGCAAGGTGCGCGGCAAGGTGCTGGTGGCCGCCGACGCCGACCAGGCAAGCGTGGAACAGGCGGCCCTTAAGGAAGATAACGTGGCCCGTTTTCTGGAAGGAAAGACGGTGCGCAAGGTGATCGTTGTCCCGGGACGGCTGGTCAACGTGGTGGCGAATTGAAGTTCGTTCCGGTCAGAGCATTGTTGCTGGGGGCGTTGCTGCTCTGTCTGCTGGCCGCCGGATGCGGATACCGGTTTCGCGGCCAGGGCAACAGCCTGCCGGGCGGGGTCCATTCGGTTTATATCGAGATGTTTGTCAACCGGACCACCGAGCCGTTTCTTGAAAATCGTCTGACCAACGCCGTAACCCGCCGTTTTGCCCGCAAGAGAGAGGTTGAGGTCGCCGCCCATCGTAGCGGGGCGGAGGCCGTGCTTTCAGGGGAGATCACCGTATACGAGACCGAACCGATTTCCTACGATCGTAACGATAAAGTTACAGAATATCGTTCCATTATGACAGTTACCGTGGTTCTGAGTCGCCTCGACAGCGGGAAGACGCTCTGGAAAGGGACCCTCTCCTGGTCGGAAGAGTATCTGGCTGATGCCGACAAGGCGATTCAGGATGACCGCGAGCTGGCGGCTGAGGTTCAGATCAGTGATCGATTGTCGGACGAGATCCTGTCGCACCTGCTGGAAAACTTTTAAGGTTGTCCGCGATGAAAACCGCTGAATTGCGCCAGGCACTGGAAAAAGGATCCTGCCCGCCGTTGATCTGCCTGTTCGGTGAGGAAACCTTTCGCCGTGACCAGGTGCTGCAGATGATCATCGACCGGGTTGTTCCCGAAGACGCGAGGGATTTCAACCTGGCGGTTTTCCAGGGGAAGGAAGCCTCCGGACAGGCCATGCTTGAGCAGTTGCAGACCCTGCCTGTCTTTTCCCCCCGCCGTCTGGTACTGGTCAAGGATTTTTCGGCGGTGCCGGCCGCCGAAAGTGAAAAACTCCTTGATTATCTCGTCGCGCCGCTCTCGGAAACAATTCTGGTGCTGGTCGCGGACAAGATTGATCGTCGCCGCAAGTTCTTTCAGGTTTTCGGCAAGAAGGGCGTCCTGATCGAGTTCAAGCCCCTTTACCCGAACCAGATTCCCGCCTTTGTTGAACAGCAGGTTCTGGCTGCCGGTAAACGCATGACCGAAGACGCGATGGCTTTTTTCTGCCGCCGGGTCGGAACCAACCTGCAGGAAATTCATGGGGAGTTGGAAAAACTCTGCAGTTATCTCGGAGACCGCAACCTGGTCGATGTCGATGATGTTCGCGCGGTGGTTTCCGATATCCGGGCCGACAGTGTCTTCGACCTGACCAATGCCCTGGGCAAAAAACAGACCAGCGAAGCTCTGCGGCTGCTCGGCCGGTTGCTGGCGGATGGCATGGCTCCGGTGCTGGTCCTCAGCATGATGGTGCGCCACTTCCGCCAGTTGTGGAAGACCAGTGAATTGCTGGCGCAGGGCGGGGGGCGCAAGGACATTGCTGCCGCAATCAGGGTGAACCCCTATTTTGTCGATGGATTGATTCGTCAGGCGCGACAATTCCGGACGGCTCAATTTGAGGCCTGGTTTGAACTTTTTCTGGAGGCCGATCTGAAACTCAAATCGAGCGGCAGTAATCCCCGGGCGATTCTGGAAGCGCTGGTGATGAAACTGGCCACCTGAGCCCGGCAGCAGCAGGCCGATTCAGGAGGACAAAAAAAGGCCCCGAAGACGGGGCCTTTTCAATTCTGGTCAACTGATTGCGCTTCAGGACGCCGACATGGCGTTGACCAACCGGGTCAGGCGGGAGATCTTGCGGCTGGCAGTCGCCTTATGGATGACGCCCTTGGTGGCCGCCTTGTCGATATAGGGAACGGCTTTGGCCAGGCTGGCCTGTGCCGCTTCCGGGTCGCCCGCCGCGACGGCGGTCCGGACCTGCTTGACAAGGGTTCGCATGGTGGAACGGATATGGGTGTTACGGGCATTGCGGATCTGATTCTGGCGGTTGCGCTTCAGCGCGGACTTGTGATTAGCCAATTGGGCCTCCTGTGACAAGCATTGTTTTCTTCAGTGGCCGTTTTATATCACCGGCACCCCCCTTCGTCAAGATAAAAACTGTCAAATGTTAAATAGAAAATACCACAAAAACAAGTAGTTGAATTGCGAATGTCGAGGATTAATAAAAAATAATCCCAGCGACTGATGGTCCTCTTGTCCTGTCCGGCGATATCGCGCCGGAGGAAGTCGTTGCCAGCGCAAAATCCCTGTGTTAATCCTTGCGCCATGACTGATCGCCAACAAATCACCCGATCCACCGGTATCCTCGGCGCGGCCACCGGGCTCAGCCGTATCGGCGGACTGGTTCGTGATGTGGTTGTGGCCGGTCTCTTCGGTGCCGGTTTCGCCACCGACGCCTTTTTCATGGCTTTCACCATCCCCAACCTGCTGCGCCGGTTCTTTGCCGAAGGGTCTCTGACCGCTGCCTTTGTCCCCACTTACAGCGAGATCTATCACCTGCAGGGGGAGGACGAGGCCCGCCGGGTGGCCAATATCTGCTGGACCCTGCTGACCCTGGTCATGGCGGTGGTGGTCGCGGCAGGGATTTTCGCCTCTCCCTGGCTGGTCGGTGCCATCGGTCACGGGTTTGCCGCCACACCGGGCAAATTGGCCCTGACCGATATGCTCAACCGGTTGATGTTTCCCTACATTTTCTTTGTCAGCCTGTTGGCGCTGGCAACCGGCATTCTCAACGTCCGCGGTCATTTTTTCCTGCCGGCGGTTTCACCGCTGGTACTCAATCTTTCGATGATTACCAGCGGGCTGCTGTTTTCCGGCTGGTGTGATCCGCCGATTCTGTCACTGGCGTTCGGGGTTATTCTCGGTGGCCTGCTGCAGTTGTTGATGCAGATTCCCGTTCTGCGCCGGCATCGCCAACTGCCGAAACCCGATTTTCATTTTTTCGATCCGGCGGTCAGGAAAATCACCCGGTTGATGATCCCGGGCCTGTTCGGTGTCGCCATCTATCAGGTCAACGTCATTATCACCCGACTTCTGGCCTCGTTTCTCCCGGAGGGGAGCGTCAGTTATCTTTATTACGGACAGCGTTTGTTCGAGTTCCCGCAGGGGATTTTTATCGTTTCACTGGCCCAGGCGGTGCTGCCGACATTGAGCCGTCAGGCGGCGGAAAATGATCGGCCGGCTCTGGCCGAGTCGGTCCGTTTTGCCCTGATGCTGATGCTGGTCGGTATCCTGCCGGCAACCGTCGGCCTGATTCTCTGCGCCGAACCGGTCTACAGCCTTTTTTTCATGCGCGGTCAGTTCGGCAGCAACGCCGTTCATCAATCGGCCCTGGCCCTGGCGGCCTACGCGCCGGGATTGCTCTGCGTCGGTTTCAGCCGGGTGCTGGCTCCGACCTTTTACGCGCTCAAGGACACCCGGACCCCGGTGCTGATTTCCTTCTGGACCCTGCTGATCAACGTCGGGCTCGGATTGCTGCTGATGGGGCCCATGCGCCATGTCGGGCTGGCGCTGGCTCTGTCCGTCGCCTCGCTGTTCAATGCCCTGCTGCTGGGGGGCGTGCTGCTGCGGCGGTTGCCTGAACTGAACCTCCGGCCGATGTTGCCGGCACTGATGAAACTGATTGTCCCGGTCATGGTGATGGGACTGGCCGTCTGGAGCATTCTCGGCAGCGTTGACTGGCTGCAGCCGGGCAACCTGCTCCACAAGGGGGTTGTCCTCACGCTGGCGGTGACGGCCGGTCTGCTGCTCTATGGCGGTGGTTGTCTGCTGTTCAGAGTGGAGGGGGCCGACCGGGTCGGGGAGATCATCCGCAGGAAGTTGTTCAGGGGGAAGGGGTGAAGCCCGCCCTGTTGCCGGGATGTCGCCGCAGGTTGACAGCCGGGAGGCTGCAGCGGCGGTCGGGCTTCTCGGAAAACGTTTTCAGCCGGATTTAACCAGCGGTCATCCCCAACTGCCGCAACGCCTCGTAGGCGACGATTCCGGCAGCCGTTGAGAGATTCAGGCTGCGGACGCTTTCGGTGAAGATCGGGATGCGGATCGCCCGCCCTCCGGCTTCAGCCAGGATGTCTTCCGGAAGACCTTTGGTCTCCTTGCCGAACACCAGAAAATCCCCTTTTTGATAGTCGACACTTGTGTAGCTGTTTCCGGCCTTCTTCGAAGTGTACCAGAAACGGGCTCGTGGATAAGCGGCCTGCAGTGTCGGGAAGTCATCCCATCGCCGCAGCTGTACGGCAGGCCAGTAATCCAGTCCGGCTCGTTTCAGGTAACGGTCGTCGAGGGAAAAACCGAGCCTGCCGACCAGATGCAGGTGGATGCCGGTCGCGGCGCAGAGGCGGGCGATGTTGCCGGTGTTCGGCGGGATCTCCGGCTCGATCAGGACGATGTGGAGAGGTGGCTGTTTCATGGTGGGGGACTATAGCACAAAGTCGAACAGGCCGGGAGATGGACCTGAATCAATGACTTGTACTCTCTGTCGACAAGGGACTCACCGATCCTGGGTGAAGAAAAAGGGGGACCCGTTCGGGTCCCCCTGGATTACGCAGGGATCAGTCGTCGTCACCGTTCCAGCTTTCGGAACCATGACATTGGATGCTCGAACATTTGCCGTTTGCATAGCTGCCGACCCTGGTTGATCCCCCGCCGATGGTGGCGGCCGGACTGGTTTCAAAGGCCGGAGTGGTCAGGTCGCCGAAGTGGTTGTCCATTTTGGCGGTGTTGTGGCAGACGGTGCAGGCGAAGCCTTCCCGGATATGTTTGGAATGTTTTCCGGAATTGTAGCTGTTGTATTCGCCGGTCCCGGACGCGTGGCAGCTGGTACACTGGCTGTTGACCGCAATCGAGCCGGACCACCAGTCGGGCGTGGTCTTGCCGCCGTGACAGCTGATGTTGCTGCACTGACCGTTCTGATTGTCGGTCGCCGTGGCGTTTTTCGAATCATACGCGGCCGGGAAACCGAGATCTACCTGGCCGTTATGGTCGCGACCGGTGTGACAGACCGAGCAATCGGTGCCGACGCCCGGCAGGGCCTTGTGGGCGGCATGGGCACCGGCGGTATTGGGTGCCGTGCTCCCGTTCGGCGGTTGCCCGTGGCAGGCCGTGCAGTCACTGTAGTCGGACCCGCCGCCACCGGCGTTGCCGGCCGGCAGGGCGTCGGCAATCGCCTGGACCTCGGTGGCGGAGAGGGTTGCGAGGAAGCCCATGCCGCCGGTGTTACCGTCGATGGCATTCTGGATGTCGGTGGCGGTGCGGCCCGGCTTGCTGGTGCTGGCGAGGCTGCCGTGACATCCGGCGCAGTTGCTGCTGTAGAGGGCGGCACCGTCAACCGGTCCCGGGGTCGGAGCCGGGGAAGCGGGCAGGGCGTCGGCGATCGCCTGGACCTCGGTGGCGGAGAGGGTTGCGAGGAATCCCATGCCGCCGGTGTTGCCGTCGATGGCGTTCTGGATGTCGGTGGCGGTGCGGCCCGGTTTGCTGGTGCTTGCGAGGCTGCCGTGACACCCGGCGCAGTTGCTGCCGTAGAGGGCGGCGCCGTCAACCGGTCCCGGGGTCGGAGCCGGAGGAGCCGGCAGGGCGTCGGCAATCGCCTGGACCTCGGTGGTGGAGAGAGTGGCGAGGAAACCCATGCCGCCGGTGTTGCCGTCGATGGCATTCTGGATGTCGGTGGCGGTACGGCCCGGTTTGCTGGTGCCGGCCAGGTTGCCGTGACATCCGGCGCAGTTGCTGCCGTAGAGGGCGGCGCCGTCAACCGGTCCCGGGGTCGGAGTCGGAGGAGTCGGTAGGGCGTCGGCAATGGCCTGGACCTCGGTGGCGGAGAGGGTGGCGAGGAAACCCATGCCGCCGGTGTTGCCGTCGATGGCATTCTGGATGTCGGTGGCGGTACGGCCCGGTTTGCCGGTGTTGGCGAGGTTGCCGTGACATCCGGCGCAGTTGCTGCCGTAGAGGGCGGCGCCGTCAACCGGTCCCGGGGTCGGTGCCGGAGGAGCCGGCAGGGCGTCGGCAATCGCCTGAATCTCCGCGGTGGTCAGGTTGCCGAGATAGCCCATGCCGCCGCGGTTGGTGTCGATGGCTCCCTGGATGTCAGCCGCGGTGCGGCCCGGTTTGCTGGTATTGGCCAGGTTGCCGTGACAGCCGGCGCATTCGTTGTTGTAAAGGGCGATGCCGTCGGGCGGCAGGGTCGGGTCAACCGGGGGGGCTGCCGGCAGAGCATCGGCGATTGCCTGCACTTCCTGCATCGTCAGGTTGCTGAGATAGCCCATGCCGCCGGTATTGCTGTCGATGGCGGCCTGGATCTGGGTTGAGGTACGGCCCGGTTTGACGGTGTTGGCAAGGTCGCCGTGACACCCGGCGCAATTGGCACCATAGAGTGTCGTACCGTCGGCAGGCATGGACCCACCATTATTGCCGCCGCCATTGCCGCTGCCGTTGCTGTTGCCGGCCAGCGCGTCAGCGATGGACTGCACCTCGGTCGCGGTGAGACTGCTGAGAAAATTCATGCCGCCGGTGTTGTTGTCGATGGCCGCCTGGATGGCCGCCGCGCCGCGTCCGGCTTTGCTGCTGGTGTCGAGGCCGCCGTGACATCCGGCGCAATTGTTCGCATAGAGGGTTGTTCCGTCGGCAGGCATGTTTCCGCCATTATTGCCGCTGCCGTTACCCGGGGGCGTGGCGCCGCCGGGGTTGTCGAGATAACCGGTCAGTGCGGTCAGTTCATCGGCGGTCAGATGGCGGTTGTTGTGTCCACCGCTGATCTTGGCCTGGGCTTTGGTTCCCTTGCCGGTCAAATCCATGGTGCCGCCGTTGCCGATGTTATGGCACATGGAACAGTTGTCGGTGAACACGGTCCGGCCGTCAACGGGCGGCATATTGCTGTTGGCATCCTGCCTTTTCTGCACGTAATTGCGAACGACCTGCTGCAGTTGACCCTTCATCAGGTTCAGGTCGGAGGCGAACTGAGCGCGGTCGAAATGCCCGCCGTTGCCCTGCATGTGGGAGCGGGTTTTCTGCACCAGGTTCTGGACCTGGTCAACAGTGGAATGGACCAGGTCGTTCAAATGGAGGGGTTCGGTGAGGGTCGGGTCCGTCGCCAGTTGAGCGGCGAGACTGGTGAACTCACCGCTGTTCAGCATCCCTTTTACCGCCTGACCCATGTCCTGGAGGACTTCAAAATTGGCGGCCGAATTGGCTTCAGCCGGCCCCATGTCAAAATTCCCGGTCGCGACCATGAAGGCGTTGAGAGCCATGTTGGCGCGCAGCTTTTCCAGCCTGCTGTCGGGAACCTGGCCTTTGACGTTGTCCAGACCCAGCATCGGGTTGCTGTAGATCTGGTTTTTATCAACCTGGAAGCCGGCATCGGTCAGCAGTTTGGCGACCTCGGTTTCATTCATGCCGTTGGCGACCAGGGTGGTCATCGGGCTGACAACAATCTGTCCGACATCTTCAGGCAGAACCTTGCGTTTCAGCATTCCTTCGAAGGGGGCACTGACGTGGGTGCCGCGTTGACTGATTTTCAGCCGCACCGTTGAGCCCGGAGTCAGCGCCCTGGGGAAGGTGAACTGCCCCTGGTCGTCGGAGGGCGTGGATGCCGGTTGGAGAATCCTGCCGTCAGCCGAAATTTCTTCGAAGACGGCGCCGACGATGTACGGATCGACGGCGATACCGCTGGTGACGCCGCCGGTTACCGGCGTGCTGCCGGTGGCAGATGATCCGCCATCACTGCCGCAGGCGGCGAGGATGAGGGTGGCCAATGCGGCCAGAATGAGTGTTGCCAATCGTCTTGACATGATCAAAAAGCTCCTTTCAGGATACTTGCCGGCGGACAGATCAAAGTCTGTCCGGATGAAGTTCAGGCTAAAGCTCCCCGTTTCATGAGCAAGGATCCGGCCTGAAAATGGGCTGCCGCGTGTTTCGTGCGGGCAAACGCAGACGATTGCTTTCAGATCAACTTTGGCTGACTGTGCGCATTGACAGGCAAAGTGTCGCGGTTCGCGCAGCGGAAGGTTTCATGGTTTTGATCCATGACCGGATCTGTTATGAATTTCAGGGTGTTGGCCGGGGGCGGTGGAAAAGGTGGTGGTCAGGAGCAGAAGATGGGTGAACAGGAATGTTTGGTGAACAGCAGACGGGTGAACAGGTGAACGTGGAAAGTCTTCAAATAATAACGTTTTTTGGCGATGCTGATGGCGGCGGAATGACGGTTGTCCGTCGTCCGGAAGAGGCGGGAGAAGAAATCGGGGGTGGCCCCTGACGGAACCACCCCCGTGAATGTCAGGACTGGCTGGCCTTGAGCGCCTGGTCGAGATCTGACAGGATGTCGTCGATATCCTCGATGCCGACCGAAACGCGGACGAAATCGGCGGTTACGCCGGCCGCTTCCTGCTCTTCGGCTGAAAGCTGCTGGTGGGTGGTGGTCGCCGGGTGAATAACCAGGGTCTTGGCGTCGCCGATGTTGGCCAGGTGACTGGCGAGCTTGACATTGTCGATGAATTTCGCACCGGCTTCGGCGCCGCCCCTGATACCGAAACCGAGGATCGCGCCCTGCCCCTTCGGCAGGTACTTGCGGGCGCGGTCATAGTCGGGATGGCTTTCCAGACCCGGGTAGTTGACCCAGGAAACACAGGGATGGCCATCGAGAAATTTAGCCACTGCCAGGGCGTTTTCGCAATGGCGCGGCATCCGTACATGCAGGGTTTCCAGCCCCTGAAGGAACTGGAAAGCGTTGAACGGCGACAGGCAGGGTCCCATGTCGCGCAGCAGGGTGAGGCGCATCTTCAGGATGTAGGCGAGTTCACCGAGCGCCTCGTGGTAAACCAGACCATGATAGCTGGGGTCCGGAGTGGTGTATTCAGGGAACCGGCCGCTTGACCAGTCGAATTTTCCGCTGTCAACCACCGCGCCGCCGATGCTGGTGCCGTGTCCGCCGATGAACTTGGTCAGTGAATAGCAGACGATGTCGGCGCCGTGTTCGATGGGACGGAACAGGACCGGGGTGGCGACAGTATTGTCGACGATGAACGGCAGGCCGTTGTCGTGGGCAATGGCGGCCAGGGTTTCGAAGTCATCG
The genomic region above belongs to Geothermobacter hydrogeniphilus and contains:
- a CDS encoding homocysteine synthase, whose translation is MSDETSYQLGTKALHAGQVTDPTTNARAVPIYQTSSYTFNSSEHAANLFGLKEMGNIYTRLMNPTSDVLEKRLAEMDGGVGALALASGSAAVTLAILNLAKAGDNIVASSYLYGGTYNLFHHTFARMGIKVKFVDTSDPQAVAAAIDDNTKAVYTETIGNPKNNVDDFETLAAIAHDNGLPFIVDNTVATPVLFRPIEHGADIVCYSLTKFIGGHGTSIGGAVVDSGKFDWSSGRFPEYTTPDPSYHGLVYHEALGELAYILKMRLTLLRDMGPCLSPFNAFQFLQGLETLHVRMPRHCENALAVAKFLDGHPCVSWVNYPGLESHPDYDRARKYLPKGQGAILGFGIRGGAEAGAKFIDNVKLASHLANIGDAKTLVIHPATTTHQQLSAEEQEAAGVTADFVRVSVGIEDIDDILSDLDQALKASQS
- a CDS encoding c-type cytochrome, yielding MSRRLATLILAALATLILAACGSDGGSSATGSTPVTGGVTSGIAVDPYIVGAVFEEISADGRILQPASTPSDDQGQFTFPRALTPGSTVRLKISQRGTHVSAPFEGMLKRKVLPEDVGQIVVSPMTTLVANGMNETEVAKLLTDAGFQVDKNQIYSNPMLGLDNVKGQVPDSRLEKLRANMALNAFMVATGNFDMGPAEANSAANFEVLQDMGQAVKGMLNSGEFTSLAAQLATDPTLTEPLHLNDLVHSTVDQVQNLVQKTRSHMQGNGGHFDRAQFASDLNLMKGQLQQVVRNYVQKRQDANSNMPPVDGRTVFTDNCSMCHNIGNGGTMDLTGKGTKAQAKISGGHNNRHLTADELTALTGYLDNPGGATPPGNGSGNNGGNMPADGTTLYANNCAGCHGGLDTSSKAGRGAAAIQAAIDNNTGGMNFLSSLTATEVQSIADALAGNSNGSGNGGGNNGGSMPADGTTLYGANCAGCHGDLANTVKPGRTSTQIQAAIDSNTGGMGYLSNLTMQEVQAIADALPAAPPVDPTLPPDGIALYNNECAGCHGNLANTSKPGRTAADIQGAIDTNRGGMGYLGNLTTAEIQAIADALPAPPAPTPGPVDGAALYGSNCAGCHGNLANTGKPGRTATDIQNAIDGNTGGMGFLATLSATEVQAIADALPTPPTPTPGPVDGAALYGSNCAGCHGNLAGTSKPGRTATDIQNAIDGNTGGMGFLATLSTTEVQAIADALPAPPAPTPGPVDGAALYGSNCAGCHGSLASTSKPGRTATDIQNAIDGNTGGMGFLATLSATEVQAIADALPASPAPTPGPVDGAALYSSNCAGCHGSLASTSKPGRTATDIQNAIDGNTGGMGFLATLSATEVQAIADALPAGNAGGGGSDYSDCTACHGQPPNGSTAPNTAGAHAAHKALPGVGTDCSVCHTGRDHNGQVDLGFPAAYDSKNATATDNQNGQCSNISCHGGKTTPDWWSGSIAVNSQCTSCHASGTGEYNSYNSGKHSKHIREGFACTVCHNTAKMDNHFGDLTTPAFETSPAATIGGGSTRVGSYANGKCSSIQCHGSESWNGDDD